A stretch of Sulfurimonas autotrophica DSM 16294 DNA encodes these proteins:
- a CDS encoding GNAT family N-acetyltransferase, which produces MQIREMTLKELYTVYDVIKQLRTELSYEEFEDLIYDMRHMEYKMFGILERGKLVCYSGAAVQTNLYHKRHLYIFDLVTDEKYRYKGYGKMMLEYLHDYAKTAACENLVLSSGVQRQEAHSFYEKAGFEKKSYLFVKVL; this is translated from the coding sequence ATGCAAATAAGAGAAATGACATTAAAAGAACTCTACACTGTTTATGATGTAATAAAACAACTCCGAACCGAGCTTAGTTATGAAGAGTTTGAAGACCTTATATACGATATGCGGCATATGGAGTATAAAATGTTTGGCATACTCGAACGGGGTAAATTGGTATGCTACAGCGGTGCTGCTGTGCAGACAAACTTGTACCACAAAAGACATTTATATATTTTTGATTTGGTCACAGATGAAAAATACCGCTATAAAGGATATGGGAAAATGATGCTGGAATATTTACATGATTATGCCAAAACAGCCGCCTGTGAAAATCTCGTACTCTCCTCAGGAGTGCAAAGGCAAGAAGCCCACAGCTTTTATGAAAAAGCAGGCTTTGAAAAAAAGAGCTACCTATTTGTGAAAGTTCTTTAA
- a CDS encoding bifunctional diguanylate cyclase/phosphodiesterase — MKKLLANTYLIPVLLALFLIIVRYNYNYLVFHTFIEFFSVFVSFSITLVTYYTYSFTKNRYLLFIGLGYFWIGFLDLFHIQTYPGMQIFMIDSPNNTLTFWVLTRTLGAVILLTAPFMRYRTFRNITVSSIFGATALIITYLATMHPLSLYIQGQGLTDLKINFEYFIIAILAVTLYINKKHNQEFSKGIYSAVMLSIVFNILSELSFTLYNDVYGFLNLVGHILKFLSFWVLLQAIIKTSLKEPFTLMQKGASTYDAIPVAAAVVDELGMVRQINHAACEFLSLAEIDIIGKSNHELFHPKNSQKSQCSICQAIEQKKYIEHYESEDTSSGKYIEFSLSPISSSEKNIQGVVQISIDITERKNLQINVQNQFKLLQNIINTLPVRVFWKDTNGKYLGANNLFLQDAKLNSIDEILGKTDLDMVWAKTDAKKYMNDDQEVIKERIAKLQIEEKQTDENGQTIILSTSKVPLVGINDENIGILGIYEDITDTKNMQQQIVQQSKKLHFQATHDELTLLPNRALFQDRLALSIDNAKRNSQDCALLFIDLDEFKEINDSLGHHMGDKVLKIIAQRFKQAIREKDTLARIGGDEFVIIVDDYKNIEALSTLTQKILDTTNKGIDIGEHVLYISASVGISVYPKDSTDAQNLLKCADAAMYKAKDEGKGNYQFYSQEMTQKAMKRISMQSKLRNAIKNEVFDVYFQPQINAQTKEIIGLEALVRWIDENGNMIYPDEFIPFAEETGMIVELDRIVMKKALAQVMQWRNENIFTGSLSLNLAMKQLQKDDFELSISNLISSSKCPPEKIELEITESGLMQKPEESIAKLNRLKELGIKISIDDFGTGYSSLSYIKKLPISKIKIDKSFVVELPDNKDDISIVKAIIALASSLGLKTLAEGVETAQQLEFMLENGCHNIQGYYFAKPMSIEDTTRFLKNFHK; from the coding sequence GTGAAAAAACTTTTAGCAAACACTTATTTAATCCCTGTATTACTGGCACTATTTTTAATTATAGTAAGGTATAATTATAATTATTTGGTTTTTCATACCTTTATTGAATTTTTCTCTGTTTTTGTCAGTTTTTCCATTACACTCGTCACCTATTACACATATTCTTTTACAAAAAACAGATATCTTCTTTTTATAGGTCTTGGATATTTTTGGATTGGATTCTTAGATTTATTTCATATACAAACGTATCCTGGCATGCAAATATTTATGATAGATTCGCCAAATAACACGCTTACATTTTGGGTTTTAACAAGAACTCTTGGTGCTGTTATCCTTTTAACAGCACCATTTATGAGATATAGAACGTTTCGTAATATTACTGTAAGTTCAATTTTTGGAGCCACAGCACTTATTATTACTTACCTTGCAACGATGCATCCTCTTTCGCTTTATATACAGGGGCAAGGACTTACAGACTTAAAAATAAATTTTGAATATTTTATAATTGCCATACTTGCAGTTACCCTTTATATAAATAAAAAACACAATCAAGAATTTTCCAAAGGTATTTACTCAGCCGTTATGCTAAGCATTGTATTTAATATTCTCTCAGAACTTTCTTTTACCCTCTATAATGATGTGTATGGTTTTTTAAATCTAGTTGGGCATATATTAAAATTTTTATCTTTTTGGGTACTTTTACAGGCTATTATTAAAACATCTCTAAAAGAGCCTTTTACGTTAATGCAAAAAGGTGCTTCGACCTATGATGCAATTCCTGTTGCTGCAGCAGTAGTTGATGAATTAGGTATGGTAAGGCAAATCAATCATGCTGCTTGTGAATTTTTATCTTTAGCAGAAATTGACATAATTGGTAAATCAAATCACGAGCTTTTTCATCCAAAAAATTCACAAAAATCCCAATGTTCTATATGTCAGGCAATAGAGCAAAAAAAATATATTGAACATTATGAAAGTGAAGACACCTCTTCTGGAAAATACATAGAATTTTCACTCTCTCCAATAAGTAGCAGTGAAAAAAACATTCAAGGTGTTGTTCAGATAAGTATAGATATTACCGAAAGAAAAAATTTACAAATAAATGTACAAAACCAATTTAAATTGCTTCAAAATATCATAAACACTTTGCCGGTACGGGTTTTTTGGAAAGATACAAATGGAAAATATTTAGGCGCCAACAATCTTTTTTTACAGGATGCAAAACTTAACTCCATTGATGAAATTTTAGGAAAAACTGACTTAGATATGGTTTGGGCAAAAACTGATGCTAAAAAATATATGAATGATGATCAGGAAGTAATCAAAGAAAGAATAGCAAAATTACAAATTGAAGAAAAACAGACTGATGAGAATGGCCAAACAATTATACTCTCCACCTCAAAAGTACCACTTGTAGGGATAAATGACGAAAATATTGGAATACTAGGTATTTATGAAGATATCACCGACACAAAGAACATGCAGCAACAAATTGTGCAACAGTCCAAAAAGCTTCATTTTCAAGCAACACATGATGAACTGACACTTTTACCAAACAGGGCACTCTTTCAAGACAGGCTTGCACTAAGTATTGATAATGCCAAAAGAAATTCTCAAGATTGTGCACTCCTATTTATTGATCTGGATGAGTTTAAAGAGATTAATGATTCTTTAGGTCATCATATGGGTGATAAAGTTTTAAAAATTATTGCACAAAGATTCAAGCAAGCCATTAGGGAAAAAGATACACTTGCAAGAATTGGAGGTGATGAGTTTGTGATTATTGTTGATGATTATAAAAATATAGAAGCTCTTTCAACTTTAACACAAAAAATTCTAGATACAACGAACAAAGGCATAGATATCGGCGAACATGTATTATATATTTCTGCAAGTGTGGGAATAAGCGTGTATCCTAAAGATTCCACTGATGCACAAAATCTTCTTAAGTGTGCTGATGCTGCTATGTACAAGGCAAAAGATGAAGGAAAAGGTAATTATCAATTTTATTCCCAAGAGATGACACAAAAAGCTATGAAAAGAATCTCTATGCAGTCTAAACTTAGAAATGCAATAAAAAATGAAGTGTTTGATGTCTATTTTCAACCTCAGATTAATGCTCAAACTAAAGAAATCATAGGACTTGAAGCTTTAGTCCGATGGATTGATGAGAATGGAAATATGATTTATCCTGATGAGTTTATACCTTTTGCAGAAGAAACAGGCATGATAGTAGAACTTGACAGAATTGTTATGAAAAAAGCTCTAGCACAAGTAATGCAATGGCGAAATGAAAATATATTCACGGGAAGCTTATCACTCAATCTCGCTATGAAACAACTGCAAAAAGATGATTTTGAGCTATCTATAAGTAATCTTATCTCTTCAAGTAAATGCCCCCCAGAGAAAATTGAACTTGAAATCACAGAAAGTGGACTAATGCAAAAACCAGAAGAATCCATTGCTAAACTAAATCGACTAAAAGAGCTAGGCATAAAAATTTCAATAGATGACTTTGGAACGGGATATTCCTCCTTGTCATACATAAAAAAACTTCCTATTAGTAAGATTAAAATAGACAAATCATTTGTAGTGGAACTTCCAGACAATAAAGATGATATTTCTATAGTAAAAGCCATTATTGCGCTTGCATCAAGCCTTGGATTAAAGACCTTAGCTGAGGGTGTTGAAACAGCGCAACAACTTGAATTTATGTTAGAAAACGGATGTCATAACATTCAAGGGTATTATTTTGCAAAGCCTATGTCCATAGAAGACACAACACGATTTTTAAAGAACTTTCACAAATAG
- a CDS encoding YchJ family protein — MSMCICGNDLDFNECCGPVIEQKKAAQTPDELMRSRYSAYVLANGEYLVYSSAAQNRYMNDITLIEEFSNSVKWLGLNVLHVKIDSVEFKAYYRDNEGIKVLHEKSNFIKENGLWKYADGELYNSKIERNESCPCGSGKKYKKCCGK; from the coding sequence ATGAGTATGTGTATTTGTGGAAATGATTTAGATTTTAATGAATGTTGCGGTCCGGTAATTGAGCAAAAAAAAGCCGCGCAAACGCCTGATGAATTAATGCGAAGCCGTTACAGTGCTTATGTTTTGGCAAACGGTGAGTATCTGGTTTACAGCAGTGCCGCACAAAACCGTTATATGAATGATATTACCCTTATAGAAGAGTTTTCAAATTCTGTCAAATGGCTGGGACTCAATGTGTTACATGTAAAGATCGACAGCGTAGAATTTAAAGCATATTATCGTGATAATGAGGGCATAAAAGTCCTGCATGAAAAAAGTAATTTTATTAAAGAAAATGGTTTATGGAAATATGCAGATGGAGAACTTTACAACTCAAAAATAGAGAGAAATGAAAGCTGTCCCTGCGGCAGCGGTAAAAAATATAAAAAGTGCTGCGGCAAATAA
- the pta gene encoding phosphate acetyltransferase, with protein sequence MKIKSLYISAQEKNAGTLFVSMGMMEILKRKLHRVAFFRPIIFDKNIRNGDIDFILQRYNLDMNYEECYGFDIKEVEEMISKKEDNSLITQLIDKFKKLEREYDFVLCEGIRRSFLTSTISYDLNVKIAQNFAAPTINIIKADDATAKEIYENMLIENEYLTSEGCTHFATFVNRVDDEKHKQLQKMFEKVSYTVYLLKEVQELNLPTIDDVIESLGAKEVMLGAYDHARVIKNVKVAALTLDNFLEHIEEEDLIIVPADRSDIILGLFGALHSSSYPNISAIIFPFSMKLNKNIQKLIAGLNSFKVPILSVDTDTFETATNIMNVHSKLRVNAQRKIALALGLFNSSVNIQSIEEKIATTYNDIMTPQMFEYKLFFMASQNKKRIVLPESSDERILRAAEIILRRDVADIIFIGDEKELKERYMRLGLDLSAAQIVNHLTSPLIQKFTETFYELRKHKGLTKDAAKDAMLHVNYFATMMVYLDYADGMVSGANHATADTIRPALQIIKTKPGFSVVSSVFFMCLKTKVLVYGDCALNQDPDAPTLAEIAIASAQSAKMFGIEPKIAMLSYSTGESGHGFDVDKVREATKIVQQKRLDLLVEGPIQYDAAIDKSVAKIKLPHSKVAGEATVFIFPDLNTGNNTYKAVQRSSGAIAIGPVLQGLKKPVNDLSRGCFVEDIVNTVAITAIQAGENE encoded by the coding sequence ATGAAAATAAAGTCACTCTATATATCTGCACAGGAAAAAAATGCCGGAACACTCTTTGTCTCTATGGGGATGATGGAAATTCTCAAGCGCAAACTGCATCGTGTCGCTTTTTTCCGTCCAATAATTTTTGATAAAAATATACGAAACGGTGATATAGACTTTATTTTACAGCGTTATAATTTAGATATGAACTATGAAGAATGTTACGGTTTTGATATTAAAGAAGTCGAAGAGATGATTTCCAAAAAAGAGGACAATTCCCTTATAACCCAGCTCATAGATAAATTTAAAAAACTTGAACGTGAGTATGATTTTGTTTTATGCGAAGGCATCAGGCGCTCTTTTTTAACCTCGACTATCAGTTATGATTTAAACGTGAAAATTGCCCAAAATTTCGCAGCACCGACGATAAATATCATAAAAGCGGATGATGCTACGGCAAAAGAGATTTATGAAAATATGTTAATTGAAAATGAGTACTTAACCTCTGAGGGATGTACGCATTTTGCTACCTTTGTAAATCGGGTTGATGATGAAAAACATAAGCAGCTTCAAAAAATGTTTGAAAAAGTTTCTTATACTGTTTACCTTTTAAAAGAGGTGCAGGAGTTGAATCTGCCTACTATTGATGATGTTATTGAGTCTCTTGGAGCCAAAGAGGTTATGCTTGGAGCGTATGACCATGCAAGGGTTATAAAAAATGTAAAAGTTGCCGCGCTGACGCTCGATAATTTTTTAGAACACATTGAAGAAGAAGATTTGATTATTGTTCCCGCTGACAGATCAGACATAATATTGGGGCTTTTTGGAGCTTTGCATTCTTCAAGTTATCCAAATATCAGTGCTATTATTTTCCCGTTCAGCATGAAGCTTAACAAAAATATACAAAAACTTATAGCCGGACTGAACAGTTTTAAAGTACCTATTCTTTCCGTTGATACCGATACTTTTGAAACTGCGACAAATATAATGAACGTCCACTCAAAACTGCGCGTCAACGCACAGAGAAAAATTGCTCTTGCACTCGGGCTTTTTAATAGCAGTGTAAATATTCAAAGTATTGAAGAAAAAATTGCAACGACATACAATGACATTATGACACCGCAGATGTTTGAGTATAAACTTTTCTTTATGGCTTCACAAAATAAAAAGAGAATTGTTCTGCCAGAATCAAGTGATGAGAGAATTTTAAGAGCGGCGGAGATAATTTTGCGAAGAGATGTAGCAGACATCATTTTTATAGGGGACGAAAAAGAACTTAAAGAGCGTTATATGCGTCTGGGGCTTGATTTGTCAGCAGCCCAGATTGTCAATCATCTCACATCCCCCCTTATACAAAAGTTTACAGAGACTTTTTATGAGCTTAGAAAACACAAAGGGCTTACAAAAGACGCTGCAAAAGATGCAATGTTACATGTAAACTATTTTGCAACAATGATGGTCTATCTTGATTATGCAGATGGTATGGTCAGCGGAGCCAACCATGCAACGGCAGATACCATTCGTCCGGCTTTGCAGATTATAAAGACTAAGCCCGGTTTTTCTGTTGTTTCAAGCGTCTTTTTTATGTGTCTTAAAACTAAGGTGCTTGTTTATGGTGATTGTGCGCTTAATCAAGACCCGGATGCTCCCACACTTGCAGAAATTGCCATTGCTTCAGCACAAAGTGCAAAAATGTTTGGAATTGAGCCAAAGATAGCTATGCTTTCTTATTCAACAGGGGAGAGCGGGCATGGCTTTGATGTAGATAAAGTGAGAGAAGCGACAAAAATAGTCCAGCAAAAAAGACTGGATTTGCTTGTCGAAGGTCCTATCCAATACGATGCAGCGATAGATAAAAGCGTGGCAAAAATCAAACTGCCACACTCAAAAGTCGCAGGAGAGGCAACGGTATTTATTTTCCCTGATTTAAACACCGGCAATAATACCTACAAAGCAGTGCAGCGTTCCAGCGGTGCAATTGCCATCGGACCTGTCCTGCAGGGACTCAAAAAACCGGTCAATGATTTAAGCAGAGGCTGTTTTGTGGAAGATATCGTTAATACCGTAGCTATTACAGCCATTCAGGCGGGAGAAAACGAATGA
- a CDS encoding acetate/propionate family kinase, whose product MKIAVINSGSSSLKFKLFEMPSGRVIINKLVEHIGEPNSSVKNHFEAIESLHVNFADIDAVGHRVVHGGEKFRNSVLIDDEVIEAIKDLIPLAPLHNPANLEGIKVIRHKAPDTVQIAVFDTAFHATLPKEAFVYALPYEMYEKNQIRRYGFHGTSHAYLLQEAAALLNKKVQETNIITLHLGNGASACAIKNGKSCDTSMGFTPLEGLVMGTRCGDIDPAIALFMQNELGLSADEVDNTLNKKSGLLGLCGENDVRNIERRSDERAKLALDIMVRRIQKYIGAYMIVLEEVDAVVFSGGIGENSSYVREKVMNNKILKNIKSLVIKTNEELQIINECLWVLKNRKITQA is encoded by the coding sequence ATGAAAATTGCTGTCATCAATTCAGGCAGTTCTTCATTGAAGTTTAAACTCTTTGAGATGCCAAGCGGCAGAGTGATAATAAATAAACTGGTAGAACATATCGGCGAGCCGAACTCCTCTGTAAAAAATCATTTTGAGGCCATAGAGAGTTTACATGTAAACTTCGCAGACATTGACGCGGTAGGACACAGAGTCGTTCACGGCGGCGAGAAATTCAGAAATTCTGTATTGATAGATGATGAGGTAATTGAAGCAATAAAAGATTTGATTCCTTTGGCACCTCTGCATAATCCGGCAAATCTCGAAGGTATAAAAGTCATACGCCATAAAGCACCCGATACTGTGCAAATAGCTGTTTTTGATACAGCTTTTCATGCAACCCTTCCAAAAGAGGCATTTGTGTACGCATTGCCTTATGAGATGTATGAAAAAAATCAAATCCGCCGTTACGGTTTTCATGGAACATCCCATGCCTATTTACTTCAAGAAGCGGCAGCACTATTAAATAAAAAAGTACAAGAGACTAATATCATCACACTGCATCTTGGAAACGGAGCGAGTGCCTGCGCGATTAAAAATGGAAAAAGCTGTGATACTTCTATGGGCTTTACTCCGCTTGAAGGACTTGTTATGGGAACGAGATGTGGCGATATTGACCCTGCTATAGCGTTATTTATGCAAAATGAGTTGGGTTTAAGTGCTGATGAAGTCGATAATACACTTAACAAAAAATCAGGATTGCTTGGTTTATGCGGTGAAAATGATGTCAGAAATATAGAACGTCGCAGTGATGAGAGAGCAAAATTGGCACTCGATATTATGGTGCGTCGTATTCAAAAATACATAGGAGCCTATATGATTGTACTTGAAGAGGTAGATGCCGTTGTATTTAGCGGCGGTATAGGAGAAAATTCTTCTTATGTACGGGAAAAGGTCATGAATAATAAAATATTGAAAAATATAAAATCATTGGTCATAAAAACAAATGAAGAGCTGCAAATTATAAATGAGTGTTTGTGGGTTTTAAAGAATAGAAAAATTACACAGGCATAA
- a CDS encoding cold-shock protein, with product MAELQDGSVKWFNDEKGYGFIQQDNGGKDVFVHFRQVNNNGGGRVSLAEGQRVTFEVGEGQKGPQAENVTPL from the coding sequence ATGGCAGAATTACAGGACGGATCAGTTAAATGGTTCAACGATGAAAAAGGTTATGGTTTTATTCAACAAGACAATGGTGGAAAGGATGTATTCGTACACTTCCGTCAAGTAAATAACAATGGTGGTGGACGTGTTTCACTTGCTGAAGGTCAAAGAGTAACTTTCGAAGTTGGTGAAGGTCAAAAAGGCCCACAAGCTGAGAACGTAACTCCACTTTAG
- a CDS encoding phosphomannomutase/phosphoglucomutase: MSIYREYDIRGIYEKELNEESVTKIGFALSSKIDGEFVAVGYDARSHSPILFEYLVKGLNAGGKKVLDMGLVPTPVNYFTNYQEWAVENQMITPSASVMITGSHNPSEYNGFKITVDKSPFFGEDIYALGRECATLDMPKPAPRDVTKINAKERYIDFLVNEFQHLKGMDTKIVYDCGNGVGGVVLPEIFEKLELNTKGLYIEPDGTFPNHHPDPSVEENLQDVKELLEKEGDIAFAYDGDADRIAVLTHKNNIKGDMLALLFAMKMDKPTIVGEVKCSQVMYDELERRGAKAVMYKTGHSNLKVKMKEIDADLACEVSGHIFFKNRYFGYDDAIYATLRVLELIKDGIDLDAELAKLPKVYSTEEIKVETTENEKFKIIDKVKELLQNPPSDFPAIKDIIDVDGVRINFEKGWGLVRASNTTPVLVTRFESTAEKEAKHYEKAINDLIVKAKESL; encoded by the coding sequence TTGAGCATTTATAGAGAATACGACATACGTGGAATATACGAAAAAGAATTAAATGAAGAAAGTGTCACGAAAATAGGATTTGCACTTTCCTCTAAAATAGATGGTGAATTTGTCGCTGTAGGCTATGATGCAAGAAGTCACTCACCGATTCTTTTTGAATATTTGGTAAAAGGTCTTAATGCCGGCGGGAAAAAAGTGCTTGATATGGGGCTTGTTCCGACTCCTGTAAATTACTTTACAAATTATCAGGAATGGGCAGTAGAAAATCAAATGATTACACCGTCTGCTTCGGTGATGATAACTGGCTCACATAATCCAAGTGAATACAACGGTTTTAAAATCACAGTAGACAAATCTCCATTTTTTGGTGAAGATATTTATGCGCTTGGACGTGAGTGCGCAACTTTGGATATGCCAAAACCTGCACCAAGAGATGTGACAAAAATAAATGCAAAAGAGCGATACATAGACTTTTTGGTAAATGAATTTCAACATCTCAAAGGCATGGACACTAAAATAGTATATGACTGTGGGAACGGCGTAGGCGGTGTGGTTCTTCCAGAGATTTTTGAGAAGTTAGAACTTAATACAAAAGGGCTCTATATTGAACCAGATGGAACTTTCCCAAATCATCATCCCGATCCTTCTGTAGAAGAAAATTTACAAGATGTAAAAGAGCTGCTTGAAAAAGAGGGAGACATTGCTTTTGCCTATGACGGTGATGCAGACCGCATAGCCGTTCTTACACACAAAAATAACATTAAAGGCGATATGCTCGCTCTTTTGTTTGCTATGAAAATGGATAAACCGACCATTGTCGGAGAGGTAAAATGCTCACAGGTGATGTATGATGAACTTGAGCGTCGCGGTGCCAAAGCTGTTATGTATAAAACAGGGCACTCAAACCTAAAAGTAAAAATGAAAGAGATAGATGCAGATTTGGCTTGTGAAGTCAGTGGGCATATTTTCTTTAAAAACCGTTACTTCGGGTATGACGATGCTATTTATGCGACGCTCAGAGTACTTGAACTTATAAAAGACGGTATAGATTTAGATGCAGAACTTGCCAAACTGCCAAAAGTTTATTCTACCGAAGAGATAAAAGTAGAGACTACTGAGAACGAGAAATTTAAAATTATCGACAAGGTAAAAGAACTGCTTCAAAATCCACCATCAGATTTTCCTGCCATCAAAGATATCATAGACGTGGACGGTGTGCGTATAAACTTTGAAAAAGGCTGGGGTCTTGTACGGGCAAGTAACACGACACCTGTTTTAGTTACACGCTTTGAGTCAACAGCAGAAAAAGAAGCAAAACATTATGAAAAAGCAATAAATGATTTAATAGTAAAAGCAAAAGAAAGTTTATAA
- the pyrC gene encoding dihydroorotase — protein sequence MKTHTLLMPLDMHLHLRDGVMLENVAPLTAYTYSGAIVMPNLVPPVETREDLLAYRDRIMAAVPNDYFEPYMTLFYKNYDKAFLESIVDEITAIKLYPAGITTNSEEGVSSFDIEEMRTTLETMSNLGIPLCVHGETDGFVMDREAEFMSIYELLAQNFPDLKIIMEHITTKEAVAMLDKYPNLYATITVHHLLLTLDDVIGGLMRPHLFCKPIAKRPEDLDALLSVALEAHPKVMFGSDSAPHPQHKKESCGCAAGIFTAPISLQLLVEIFEQFDKLDNLQAFVSDNAQNIYGICPEFKEVTLEKRPFLVPENYAGVVPMYAGEVIGWAIESVD from the coding sequence ATGAAAACTCATACACTTTTAATGCCTTTGGATATGCACCTGCATCTTCGTGACGGTGTAATGCTTGAAAATGTAGCACCATTAACCGCCTATACTTACAGCGGGGCTATTGTAATGCCTAACCTTGTACCTCCTGTTGAAACTAGAGAAGATCTTTTGGCATATAGAGATCGTATTATGGCAGCGGTTCCAAATGATTATTTTGAACCATATATGACACTTTTTTATAAAAACTATGACAAAGCGTTTTTAGAAAGCATAGTGGATGAAATAACAGCTATTAAGCTTTATCCTGCAGGAATTACTACAAACTCAGAGGAAGGTGTCAGCTCTTTTGATATTGAAGAGATGCGTACTACTTTAGAGACAATGAGCAACTTAGGTATTCCTTTGTGTGTGCATGGCGAGACAGATGGCTTTGTAATGGACAGAGAAGCCGAATTTATGAGTATTTATGAACTTTTGGCGCAGAACTTTCCTGATTTGAAAATCATTATGGAGCATATCACTACTAAAGAAGCTGTTGCAATGTTGGACAAATATCCAAATTTGTATGCAACTATTACCGTGCATCATCTTTTACTGACACTTGATGATGTTATAGGCGGCTTAATGCGACCGCATCTTTTTTGCAAGCCGATTGCAAAAAGACCCGAAGATTTGGATGCACTCTTAAGTGTAGCGCTTGAAGCCCATCCAAAAGTAATGTTCGGTTCTGATTCTGCTCCGCATCCACAGCATAAAAAAGAGTCTTGCGGTTGTGCTGCCGGTATTTTCACAGCACCTATTTCCTTGCAGCTTCTTGTAGAAATTTTTGAGCAGTTTGACAAGCTTGATAACCTGCAAGCCTTTGTAAGTGACAATGCGCAAAATATTTATGGAATTTGCCCAGAATTTAAAGAAGTTACATTGGAAAAAAGGCCGTTCTTAGTTCCTGAAAATTATGCGGGTGTCGTGCCTATGTACGCAGGTGAAGTGATTGGGTGGGCTATAGAGAGTGTCGATTAA
- a CDS encoding response regulator transcription factor: MSIKILLLEDDLLFGETLVDLLEEEGHDVVHFPNGQDALDATYDNKFDIYLLDINVPLIDGISLLGDLRGAEDNTPAIFLTSHKEKEMLQRGFVSGCDDFLTKPFDNTELLLRMQALMKRSKAKEAECVGQLCHDKVHKCIYYNEEVLELSKKEYELLVLLLNHSNSPVPKELIYDELWTSSEGGGSDGAIRVYINRLKQLLPTMSIENIRGIGYKLVS; encoded by the coding sequence GTGTCGATTAAAATACTCCTGCTCGAAGATGACCTCTTGTTTGGGGAGACTTTAGTTGATTTGCTAGAGGAAGAGGGACATGATGTAGTCCATTTTCCAAATGGACAGGATGCACTTGATGCAACATATGACAATAAGTTTGATATCTACCTGTTAGATATTAACGTGCCTCTTATTGACGGTATTTCACTCCTTGGTGATTTAAGAGGTGCCGAAGATAACACTCCCGCAATATTTTTAACCTCCCATAAAGAAAAAGAGATGCTCCAACGCGGTTTTGTAAGTGGCTGTGATGATTTTTTGACAAAGCCATTTGACAATACTGAGCTTTTACTGCGTATGCAGGCTCTTATGAAAAGAAGCAAAGCAAAAGAAGCGGAATGTGTTGGACAACTATGCCATGATAAAGTTCACAAATGTATCTATTATAATGAAGAAGTTTTGGAACTTTCCAAAAAAGAGTATGAACTGCTTGTGTTGCTACTGAATCATAGTAATTCACCTGTGCCAAAAGAGCTCATTTATGATGAATTATGGACCAGTTCTGAGGGTGGAGGGAGTGATGGTGCTATACGGGTTTATATTAACAGGCTTAAGCAGTTACTTCCGACAATGAGCATAGAAAACATTCGTGGTATCGGGTATAAACTTGTTTCGTAG